A genomic region of Chelmon rostratus isolate fCheRos1 chromosome 8, fCheRos1.pri, whole genome shotgun sequence contains the following coding sequences:
- the LOC121610364 gene encoding rap guanine nucleotide exchange factor 5-like isoform X1 has protein sequence MSWDCGLRYMFSVSPALQQGSMCILHDKEDLSRLEMVQRLAKDGCRFLQNHSKGPERTSEPQSDEAVRVCLRERGHDVLVLQRVSSEPPAPSASARGGGREEARNRRYMVVSGTPEKILEHLLNDLTVDDDQGTTQGKESDTLLDDFLLTYPVFMSTSDLCQALLGHYCTKRYRGKEDRKEALERKRKVLHLVSQWMALCKDFLREDEHVKMFMKTLYRYVLDDLYEHPVLEKDVRDLQKLYQLHRRHTVDEYSPQRKSKALFHQLSLKENGLQSRGTQRETKEVLCHVYLSMDSYLSMRAHVGVAAQELLQAVAERMDVPQGELVLVAVTYPGGRLLLQPQDRVFSDSLRPVGRLHVCRKDLGEVLNPFTDNSELQQRTARTLSLNTWDVAVALTNFDWTIFDSIHEQELVYFTFSRHSSSGHTAALELLLQRCNEVQLWVMTEVLLCPTLCKRVQLIKKFIKIAAHCKAQRNLNCFFAIIMGLNTAAVSRLSQTWEKIPGKFKKLFSELETITDPSLNHKAYRDSFKKMKAPKIPFLPLLLKDITFIHEGNKTFHDNLVNFEKLHMIADTVRLIRQCQKDHMGNGITQKSSSEVRAYIDYLHIIDNQQTLFELSHRLEPRA, from the exons cccCAGAGTGACGAGGCAGtccgtgtgtgtctgagggAGAGGGGCCACGATGTGCTGGTTCTCCAGAGAGTGTCGTCAGAGCCGCCAGCCCCCTCTGCATCAgcgaggggaggagggagagaggaggcgaggaaCAGGAG GTACATGGTGGTATCAGGGACTCCGGAGAAGATCCTGGAGCACTTGCTGAACGACCTGACAGTGGATGATGACCAGGGGACAACACAGGGCAAAGAGTCAG ATACACTTCTGGATGACTTTCTGCTGACCTATCCAGTGTTCATGTCCACCAGCGACTTATGTCAAGCTCTGCTGGGGCA CTATTGCACCAAGCGATACCGAgggaaggaggacaggaaggaggCTCTGGAGAGGAAACGAAAAGTGCTGCACCTGGTGTCACAGTGGATGGCTCTCTGCAAAGACTTCCTGAGGGAGGACGAGCACGTCAAAATGTTCATGAAG ACGCTGTATCGTTACGTGTTGGATGATCTTTATGAGCACCCAGTCCTGGAGAAGGATGTGAGGGATCTGCAGAAACTGTACCAGCTGCATCGCAGACA caCGGTGGATGAATATTCCCCTCAAAGAAAG AGCAAAGCACTTTTCCACCAATTGAGCCTGAAAGAGAACGGGCTCCAGTCCAGAGGCACACAGAGGGAGACCAAGGAAG TACTGTGTCATGTGTATCTTTCAATGGACTCGTACCTGAGTATGAGGGCCCATGTTGGGGTAGCGGcccaggagctgctgcaggccgTGGCAGAAAGGATGGATGTCCCACAGGGGGAACTGGTACTAGTGGCTGTCACTTACCCTGGAG GCaggctcctcctgcagcctcaggACAGAGTCTTCTCCGATTCTTTACGGCCGGTGGGGAGGCTGCATGTCTGCAGGAAGGACCTAGGAGAGGTCCTG AACCCGTTCACAGACAACTccgagctgcagcagaggacgGCTCGCACGCTCAGTTTAAACACATGGGACGTGGCTGTTGCTCTCACCAACTTTGACTGGACAATCTTTGACTCAATACACGAG CAAGAGCTCGTCTATTTCACCTTCAGCCGCCACAGTAGCAGCGGTCACACCGCGGCgttagagctgctgctgcagcgctgcaatGAAGTCCAGCTGTGGGTGATGACTGAGGTGCTGCTGTGCCCAACGCTCTGCAAAAGGGTCCAACTCATCAAGAAGTTCATCAAGATCGCTGCCCA CTGCAAAGCTCAGAGGAACCTCAACTGCTTCTTTGCCATTATAATGGGCCTgaacactgcagctgtcagcCGCCTCAGTCAGACTTGGGAG AAAATTCCTGGgaaatttaaaaagctgttCTCAGAGCTGGAGACAATTACA GATCCGTCGCTGAACCACAAGGCCTACAGGGACTCCTTCAAGAAGATGAAGGCGCCAAAGAtcccctttcttcctctgctaCTGAAAG ACATCACGTTCATTCATGAAGGCAACAAGACGTTTCACGACAACCTGGTTAATTTCGAGAAGCTG CACATGATAGCAGACACAGTGCGGCTCATCCGGCAGTGTCAGAAAGATCACATGG GAAACGGCATCACCCAGAAGAGCAGCTCAGAAGTGCGAGCGTACATTGATTACCTTCATATCATCGACAATCAGCAGACTCTGTTTGAGCTGTCACACAGACTGGAGCCCCGGGCTTAG
- the LOC121610364 gene encoding rap guanine nucleotide exchange factor 5-like isoform X2 — protein MSWDCGLRYMFSVSPALQQGSMCILHDKEDLSRLEMVQRLAKDGCRFLQNHSKGPERTSEPQSDEAVRVCLRERGHDVLVLQRVSSEPPAPSASDSSTDSVVSDRYMVVSGTPEKILEHLLNDLTVDDDQGTTQGKESDTLLDDFLLTYPVFMSTSDLCQALLGHYCTKRYRGKEDRKEALERKRKVLHLVSQWMALCKDFLREDEHVKMFMKTLYRYVLDDLYEHPVLEKDVRDLQKLYQLHRRHTVDEYSPQRKSKALFHQLSLKENGLQSRGTQRETKEVLCHVYLSMDSYLSMRAHVGVAAQELLQAVAERMDVPQGELVLVAVTYPGGRLLLQPQDRVFSDSLRPVGRLHVCRKDLGEVLNPFTDNSELQQRTARTLSLNTWDVAVALTNFDWTIFDSIHEQELVYFTFSRHSSSGHTAALELLLQRCNEVQLWVMTEVLLCPTLCKRVQLIKKFIKIAAHCKAQRNLNCFFAIIMGLNTAAVSRLSQTWEKIPGKFKKLFSELETITDPSLNHKAYRDSFKKMKAPKIPFLPLLLKDITFIHEGNKTFHDNLVNFEKLHMIADTVRLIRQCQKDHMGNGITQKSSSEVRAYIDYLHIIDNQQTLFELSHRLEPRA, from the exons cccCAGAGTGACGAGGCAGtccgtgtgtgtctgagggAGAGGGGCCACGATGTGCTGGTTCTCCAGAGAGTGTCGTCAGAGCCGCCAGCCCCCTCTGCATCA GACTCGTCCACTGACTCTGTTGTGTCTGACAGGTACATGGTGGTATCAGGGACTCCGGAGAAGATCCTGGAGCACTTGCTGAACGACCTGACAGTGGATGATGACCAGGGGACAACACAGGGCAAAGAGTCAG ATACACTTCTGGATGACTTTCTGCTGACCTATCCAGTGTTCATGTCCACCAGCGACTTATGTCAAGCTCTGCTGGGGCA CTATTGCACCAAGCGATACCGAgggaaggaggacaggaaggaggCTCTGGAGAGGAAACGAAAAGTGCTGCACCTGGTGTCACAGTGGATGGCTCTCTGCAAAGACTTCCTGAGGGAGGACGAGCACGTCAAAATGTTCATGAAG ACGCTGTATCGTTACGTGTTGGATGATCTTTATGAGCACCCAGTCCTGGAGAAGGATGTGAGGGATCTGCAGAAACTGTACCAGCTGCATCGCAGACA caCGGTGGATGAATATTCCCCTCAAAGAAAG AGCAAAGCACTTTTCCACCAATTGAGCCTGAAAGAGAACGGGCTCCAGTCCAGAGGCACACAGAGGGAGACCAAGGAAG TACTGTGTCATGTGTATCTTTCAATGGACTCGTACCTGAGTATGAGGGCCCATGTTGGGGTAGCGGcccaggagctgctgcaggccgTGGCAGAAAGGATGGATGTCCCACAGGGGGAACTGGTACTAGTGGCTGTCACTTACCCTGGAG GCaggctcctcctgcagcctcaggACAGAGTCTTCTCCGATTCTTTACGGCCGGTGGGGAGGCTGCATGTCTGCAGGAAGGACCTAGGAGAGGTCCTG AACCCGTTCACAGACAACTccgagctgcagcagaggacgGCTCGCACGCTCAGTTTAAACACATGGGACGTGGCTGTTGCTCTCACCAACTTTGACTGGACAATCTTTGACTCAATACACGAG CAAGAGCTCGTCTATTTCACCTTCAGCCGCCACAGTAGCAGCGGTCACACCGCGGCgttagagctgctgctgcagcgctgcaatGAAGTCCAGCTGTGGGTGATGACTGAGGTGCTGCTGTGCCCAACGCTCTGCAAAAGGGTCCAACTCATCAAGAAGTTCATCAAGATCGCTGCCCA CTGCAAAGCTCAGAGGAACCTCAACTGCTTCTTTGCCATTATAATGGGCCTgaacactgcagctgtcagcCGCCTCAGTCAGACTTGGGAG AAAATTCCTGGgaaatttaaaaagctgttCTCAGAGCTGGAGACAATTACA GATCCGTCGCTGAACCACAAGGCCTACAGGGACTCCTTCAAGAAGATGAAGGCGCCAAAGAtcccctttcttcctctgctaCTGAAAG ACATCACGTTCATTCATGAAGGCAACAAGACGTTTCACGACAACCTGGTTAATTTCGAGAAGCTG CACATGATAGCAGACACAGTGCGGCTCATCCGGCAGTGTCAGAAAGATCACATGG GAAACGGCATCACCCAGAAGAGCAGCTCAGAAGTGCGAGCGTACATTGATTACCTTCATATCATCGACAATCAGCAGACTCTGTTTGAGCTGTCACACAGACTGGAGCCCCGGGCTTAG